A segment of the Trifolium pratense cultivar HEN17-A07 linkage group LG7, ARS_RC_1.1, whole genome shotgun sequence genome:
TGATTCTTTTGATTACTCATCCAATGATTTTGATGGAGGCGCGTCTTATAACGTGATGCCGGCCGGCGAGAGCCTTGCTACAGTGGCGACGACGACGGCGATGATTGTAAAGAAGTTGaaataatgatttattttttttgttacgaaATACTATGATAATATAATATCCTCATTTTCACCAATATggtaacttctttttttttttttaaaaaaaaaaaccaatatgGTAACTAATTAATCATAATCTtcgccattttttttttgaccaccaataaatatataaatatattttttaaaagcatGATTTTCACCGATTAAGAGATTCTATTTTTCCGTCAAATAAAAAAGAGATTCTattaagccactagatttggtctTGTGGCGAGgagtttgagtagtatgttataggtcatgagttcgattctcactcattgtaaaccaaaaaaaaaaaaaaagagattctatttagaatttattttatttgtttgtaaaACCAATTAATATAATTCTTATTACGGcatgttttctcttttttcaacAATTAAACCTTCACCGTGCCCCCTGCATATTTGCTTCAAGCTCAAGCAGAAAATTTTGATTACAGACACAAATGGCATATGGCCATATAGACTCATTTACAAGGTGCTATAAATCCATAACTAATCATTGTTGAAATAATATATGGACCGttcttgaaaaataaaatgtcaccaaaaaaattaattccaaaATATTCTATGTGAATTATCTTtattgagatttattttatgtaaaataCCGATCATTGAATTAAACCATAGAAAAGTGGGTAAGACATGAGAGAGGGAGATAGTAAGAGAGAAAATCAAAGAGCAAGAGTATTTTCTTATTGATGAAGATAATTGCCAATTACCTAAATAAAATTACCTATACAAAATTACCATGTGACTCATTAACTTactaacaaataaatatgagcctttagattaaataaaattaatgattatgatttgttgataatttaattttgacaCTTTGATGTCAATTGATCATAACCCTAGTaaaaatatctatatataaatgcgtatattatattaataaatacGTATAATAtagttcaaaatataaattaaaaaaaaaaaaaaagtttcacatATTATAAATTAGTATACCGACCCATGCCAAATACgggtaaaaaataaatttataaaagagttaaaagaaatttataagaaaataatcCGTGCCAACATacttaaatttcaaaattctcaTTTTAGCAAATAAAAAGTGAgcatattaaattaaaatatgagtataaatagagagaaaagaaaatggaGAGATTCCAATTTGAAACACGTTaactaaaaccctaaaacatAACAGAGCtaactcctcctcctcctcctcctcctcctcctcctcctcctcctcctccattGAATCGCAGGTGAGCCACCGTAGTACAGTACAGTACAGTACAATACaggttttcctttttttatattattttattgaatttccCTTTTTACTCACTGACTCACTCACTCGATTCCATCGTAGATGCTGACTATTTGCTTAATTGTGATTTGAACaggcaataataataatgggtATAATCAGGAGTTGTTTCTCTTTTATAGCTGGAACTGTCACCGGAATTTACGTCGCTCAGAATTATAAAGTACCTAACGTCGCCAAGGTCGCTGACACTTTCTTGTTCATGGCCAAAGTCACCGAGGAAACATATCGCAAAcccaagaacaacaacaacaaggaTGATGATGAATGAATCAATTATTAGTTCCAGGTAAATTCTACTATAGGAAGAGGATCAGGATCAATCAAATATCTTAATTTCAAAacaagaatgaatgaattaataGATTATTCTTTATTTCTAAGCTGTATTTTTCATTTACTACTCTTTCTTTTATGAGGGTCGGTCCATTTGGTATTTAAGCAACcaggattattattattattattattattaataatatgtatATGAGCCTTTTTTCGGATGTTATATTTGCTGTATACTTGTTGCTTTTCATTTattataatcatcattattaaaCTTAGATGGGACAATCTTTGATTATGAGAAAGGATTTAAACTTAATGATTTAGATTTATCAATTCCTCATAACCTGAGGTATTTAAAGGTGATTGATAGTAATGGGGAGTGGAGATGGAGGAGTGATTTACAAAGATGGCTTCctgattattttttaaagaaattaaaagcaATTCTTCCACCTCATTTTGATATGTGTTTGGCCTGATACTACTAAAGGTCATTTTTCAGTGGCCTATGCCTACAATAGTTTATGTGATTTTAATACTGCACTAGCTGATTTCAAGTGGAaacaaatatggaaaattaatGTTCAGGAGCGTGTTGTTAGGACATTTATATGGTTGCTGACTCATGACAGGTTAGCAACAAGTAGACTTAATCATTTGCATATACGGGATCCATGCTGCTACCATTGTGAAGATGTAATTGAAACTGCACTTCACACTTTGAGGGACGACTGTCCGTTAGCAGTAAGTATTTGGTTCAATGTGGTGAATATTCAACATAGAGACATTTTCTTTAACACTAGTTTGCAGCAATGGTTGTATGTTAATTTGAATATGAATTTGGGAAGAGATGGTTTCATACAGTGGACTGAACTTTGGGCTATAGGTTGTCATTATTTATGGTTTTGGCGTAAAACATTGATGCATCATGGCAGTAGCGTATTGCCGTTTCGTCCTTGGGAGGAGGTGCAACGTAGATACTATCTATTTGTATGCTCATGTTTTAAGTATTGACATTGTTGTATATAAAGTGGCAGGCCCCTAGTGTAGGTTGGATTCGTCTCAACACTGATGGAGCGGCAAAGGTTGGGGCAATTGCAGGGTGTGGTGGTGTTTTGAGAGGTAACAATGTTGAGTGGATTTTTGGTTTCTCAAAGAATATAGGCATTTGCAGTGCTTATGTAGCAGAGTTATGGGGAGTGTTGGGGAGTGTTAGAATGTTTGAAGCTTGCTAGGCTAAGGGGGGTTACAAAAATAGAGATGCATGTTGACTCACATGTGGTGGTTAAAACACTTCAATCTAGAAGTGTTGGGTCTCCGGATGCGAGGATCTTAGTGCAAAGTATTATGAAGATGCTTGCTTTGAATTGGGAAGTTGTGATTGAACATACCATCGCAAAGCTAATACTTGGCCGATGCGTTAGCAAATTTGGCTTGTGACGATGGTAGTGATATGATAGTGTATGACTATTGTCCTCCTCAAGATAGTTCTAGTTTTCATGCTGATTTTATAGGAGTTTCAACTCCTCAGGTGTAATTTCTTTCTTCTCTGGGCTTAGGCCCTCttatattccaaaaaaaaaaaaacaggaggATGGTTCAAATTTGAAATTCGGTTTGATCTCGCTCGATCCAATGGTTAGGATGTGCTGGCCTGCATCAAAATTTTAACAACAGTTAACCCGATTTCTCATTGTTTGAATCTCTTTAACTCAATGGAGAACAGCAATGGAATCCATGGTGTAAAAGTAGAAGTATATGATTGCATGTCCAATAGAAGAGGCAAAATGCTCAAAAGAGAAATTAAAGCTTGTGATTATACATACATACTTCCTAACGCAAACCACAAAACCAATATCATCTCCCTCCTGTAGTGATAGGTCCCACGCATGTTGATTCCACCAACACAAACACCCACATTCTTCTGTTTGCTATTGCCACCACGCATGTTGATTATGCAGTGCATTGTACACTATACAGtagtagtactactactactattactACTGTCGTAATGTAATCCCCCGCGCAACAGCGACATTCCATCTTTTATTATTCCTTTGTTTGTTACGACAGCTACCTAATATTGTCTATGTCTATGTGTGTATTCTTCCTTTTTGTGTGAGTGGGATGGTAAAGTAACAAAGAGACCTATCTATGACATGCATATTATTCACTTTTGGTTTGGCCCTTCAAGATTTGGGGtccgtttggtaaaaataagctataagctagctgatagctgataagctagctgatagctgaaaagctagcttatagctgatagctgaaaagctagcttattgaaattaaagtgtttggtaaaattagcttttaaagtggttattaaatataaaattacataattgatagtgggtagtttattttttagagtgggtagttattaaattaaagggtaaaaatggaataaagtgtaaaaagctataagctataagctcaaatgctacttgaaatagcatctgaaaaaaagctataagctagtacaaaaagcttgttaccaaacacctctaattttttgaaacaagcttataagctcatataataagctataagctagcttatttgtgttaccaaacaaagCCTTGGTCACCACACATACTAAGATTGATTGAACTTGTGATCTTTATTTTGTTGCTTTCTCCACCCATCAATATGAAAAAGTAGAAAGTACACGATTAATTTACTGTCACCCATAAGTACTCATATGGATAAAAATCAAGTCTAGGGGTACTAatatccaaatttattttggcTTCAAATAAAGCAATTACTTAAGATGACTGCACTAAGAAAAGTTTTTCACTTAATAACTACTCCAgctttatgaaaaaaaattacacttttgAGTAATCTTAGCCCCtcaattttgaaattaattaaatatggtCCTACCATCATTTGTCTTTCACACTAGTCCTTTAAagtttcatttttagttaaaatatcTGGGGCTCAATGATGGATTTGGGATATGAGTAAAATCAAAAGtttaaaagtattttttatatatatataaatcgaAGATTATTTTAGAATGTGGGATTAGGGGTTCAAGAGAAAAAGTTTGAGgttgtatttttatttgtacAATTTAATATTTGAATTGTTGAGTTTAGGCGAAACAGTTTTTTAAACAATttcaattatgaattttttaatcGATTATgagaatttgaattattttttttgctaaaatgaGAATTTGAGCGTTTGATTAAAAGGTAAGAGGGGATTTAATtgaaacaattaagaaattgaGGTAAAAATCGCACATAATTTGAACTAGAGGGACCATATATTTGTAATGAAGTCTTTAAACCGTTAAACTTTTAACGGTTtgccaaaacaaaaacaaaaaaatataagagaggcttgtaaaaaaaaaggggcctacaataacaaaattattgagtCCCTTATCTTATTGTAGTACCAATAACGTGTCATGTGTGCATACCAAAAATAACGTGTCATGTGGTGCATACccaaaaatgaattttgaaatacaaattggacttttgtgtaaaaaaataaataaattggacttaaataaaaaaaatcgggaaaaataaaaacaaaaaaataaaaatcggGGATAATATAAGACATTAATGCTCTTACAAGAGTGTCAGTAACAAAGTTTTTGTTTGTCTTTTAACAAAATTAACCTTATAGTTCACTTGATGTCATAATTTATcctcgaatcagattaaactgatggtgaaaacaaaaaaaataaaaattaacccTATAGTTTTGATGAGAACATTCTTCAAGTTTATAGTGATGCCATCATCCACCAGTCTTACAATTAAGGCAGCTCGATGGTTTTGATGAGAACATGAAGCTTTTGCTCCCGCAATCGTCCTTTATACATATGTGTATATCATTCATAGCTTTGTcgtttggaaaaaaaaagttatatatatatatatatatatatatatatatatatatatataaattatttgagCATTTATTAGGATGAGATGacacattcatttttctcttattcttttttggaaaaataaatatgaatcaAAATTCCTGTCATTTGATAAAAAAGAGTAATTCATAAAAGTCGAATTATTTAgagtaatttatatattcaactATGACCCCTAACAATAGCTTAGTAATAAGGATCACCTAATCAAAGCTTTAATATAGTGAGTGATGCATTGTGAGTGCAACATGGGACCGGAGCAGCAATGTGAGAATGATGGAGTACAAGAAATTATTGCATGATTTTTTGTCgaaaaaaaagaggaaattaTTGGCATATATCCAACCATGTGAACCTATATGCTTGCTAGTGTGAAGTGTGAACCTTCTTTGgtcaaaaatttcaaacaagatagagttaattaaaaaatggaCAGTATCCATAGATTCCTACATTACCCAAGTCATAGAGCATAAGACAAAATTAACTGCACAGAAGACCTCACATTTCCTTTTACTTTAATATTCTCTCACTAAcacaatatatgtcgttttggcaattttacacatattaagaaatataattaatattgtatggaaaagagagattatgagttaatttacaaaattgtccttcatttatggtatggaaaaaataaattgaagaattgaaagaagagagggtaataaataattaagggtataatagaaaaaatagcattaaatacttcattggtaatataaagtgacatatattgtggtacaaaaTTTTTccccaaagtgacatatattgtggtacgaagGGAGTACCAATTTTCTACGGCCGTTATCGATAACTAATCTCCGTCGAATAACCTATTGGGCACATAAGTTGTGTTCTCTCCTTTCAATCGAATTTTCTTCATACATATGATATGAGTCATGAATCGAACCCTGACTACATGAGGaccaaaactcttaccacttcGTTAACCGATACATGTCCATCTATGTCCATCTATTATGTTAATGTATGcttgtctcttttttttttttgacagaatattAATGTATAGTTTGTCAGTTCAGTTTTCACAATATCAGTGTAATAAGTAGTAGTCCAAGACTTTGCCATCAAAACTTTCTCTTTAGTCAAAAGTacattgggttgggtttgggtCCATCCCTCTCTTTCCTTTTTCTAATCCTCACTTACTTTCCCAATTGCCAATCTTAATCTCATCCCattaaacattattattatattatatttatataaaataaataagttagaaTAATAGGAGGAGGTGTTGGAAAGCATAAATCAAGGAAAAGAAGAAGTTATGAATAGTAGAATACAGCTCCTCCTCTAAGTAATGATTATCTAATTGTAAAGCAACCACTTTGGATGCCCAAATTCATTAAACTAACACAAAAAAGTTATGAAAAATTACAATCCCCATTTTCTTCATTACTTGCTCAACCTGTGatcaatattcattcattcattcattcattcattcacaaaATGCCTTCAAGACAAATACCTTCTACAACAAGTTCCAATTTTTTCACCAAACCCAAGTTCATATTCATAGCACTCACCATTTCAGCTTCTGTTGTGATTTTCTTCTCAATCCTTTACTTCCTTTACCATCTTTGGCATTCTCTTGTACACAGAGCCAAGACCATCCCTTTTGATGCTAGTGCTCCTTTGAAGCTCCAAAGATTCTCCTACAAAGACTTAAAGCTAGCCACCAATGCCTTTGACACTTCCAATATCATTGGCAAAGGTGGTTCTGGTACTGTTTTCAAGGGTCTACTTAAAGATGGAAAATTTATTGCCATCAAACGCTTGGACTCATTGTCTTTGCAATCAGAGAGAGAGTTTCAAAATGAGTTGCAGATTCTTGGAGGGTTGAGATCACCCTTTTTGGTGACCCTTTTGGGCTATTGTGTTGAAAAGAATAAGAGAATTTTGGTGTATGAGTATATGCCTAACACAAGCTTGCAAGATTCACTCTTTGGTGATGAGTGTTTTGGTTTGAGTTGGGAAAGAAGGTTTTGCATAATAATGGATGTTGCTAGAGCATTGGAGTTTTTGCACCTTGGATGTGATCCACCTGTGATTCATGGTGATATTAAGCCAAGCAATGTGTTGCTTGATGCTGAGTACCGCGGGAAGATCTCGGATTTTGGTTTGTCAAGGATTAAGGTGGAGGGTGAATTTGGAGCTGACTTGTTTAGCCAGGATTTGGGGAAGAGTCAAGATCTTTGGAAAAGCCAAGACCTTTCAGGTAATTTGACTGCAGAAACTCCTGTAATTGGCACTCCTGTTGAGAGTGTTAGTGAAGTTGATTTTGCTCTTGCTTTGCAAGCTTCTTCTTCATCCAAAAATAGTAAGACTTGTTTAAATGTTAAAGCTTTGAACTTGAACTCTTTGAATTATAATGCCAATATTGTTGGTGAAAGTGAAAGTAGGACTAGTGTAAATACAAAGGGTAAGGAAATTTCAAGTTTGGATATAGGAGGAGGAAGGGATGAttggaataataataataatatgtttgtTCCTTATGATGATGAGTTTTATAGCACTGATTATAGTAAGGAGTTGGCTGTTAATAATGCTTCTTGTTTGGTTGATGATGAGAAGGACAATGGGAAACAATGGGGAAAAGATTGGTGGTGGAAACAAGATGGAAGTGGTGAGTTATGTAGTAAAGACTATGTCATGGAGTGGATTGGAAGTCAGATTTGTCCATCAAATGCTGATTGGGATGATGGTATTGATAGTACTAAGAACAACAACATTCAGGAGAAATCAGAGTTGGAAAATTCAAGTCCAATAGGTAAAACCAGTGATGCAATTGCAAATGGACCACAATTACAGGTATCTGTGATGGAAGATGCAGATAATGGAGTTGTTGATATGAAAGAACTGAAGGGAAAGAAAAGCCACAAGATGAAGAATAGGAAGATGCAagagtggtggaaagaagaaCATCTTGCTGAATTAAGCAAGAAGAATTCCAACAAGCTGAAAAGTCTTCAAACTAAATGGAAGAAAGGATTGAAACTGATGCCTCATTTTGGTTTGGGTAGAAGGTTCTATCTTTGCCGACGTAATAAGAACTATGGAGAGGAAGGACATCATGAGTGTGAACAAAATGGTGAGTTTAGCTTCAGAAGAGGTTGGAGGAAAAAAAGCACGCGTTCGATTGGAAGTGACATGTGGAGTGGAGATCTTTTCAGCCGCGAACTCAGCAGCACAACTAGTATGAGAGGTACACTGTGTTATGTAGCACCGGAATATGGAGGGTGCGGATTCTTAATGGAGAAAGCTGATATATACAGTTTTGGAGTTTTGATTCTTGTAATTGTGTCAGGTAGAAGACCATTACATGTTCTTGCATCTCCTATGAAGCTAGAGAAAGCTAACTTAATTAGCTGGTGTAGACACTTGGCTCAAGCTGGTGGCAGTAACATTTTAGAACTAgttgatgaaaaattgaaacaagATGATTACAACAAGGAACAAGCAAGCATGTGTATCAACTTGGCACTCACTTGTTTACAGAAAATTCCAGAGATGAGGCCAGATATTGGAGACATTGTTAAGATTTTAAAGGGGGAGATGGAACTTCCACCACTTCCATTTGAGTTCTCTCCTTCTCCACCTTCCAGATTATACAGCAGATCAAGGAGAAAACAAAAGACCAATGTAGAATAGATTTTTGTAATGTTAAATGTTTCTTGGCATTAACTACcttgtttatttgttttatatttctTAAGAAAATGAATCTATATGttacatatttaattaatgcaGTAGTTCAGCTGAATCAAGCTTCTGAATGTTGAGTCATTCTCCAAAGCAATTAAGTATAAACAATTcttatatctcattttggcttgttcaaaaaaaaatataaacaattctTATTGATGAAAGAACACGGAGCTAAGCTAGCACAAAGATTCATTTTTGCAACAATGGTTGGTCTATTTTAGGATATCCAATCCAACAACTAAGTTGGTTTTTGgttaacaaaacaaattaaatctaACACCTAAAATGGGGCTTGAAATTGGCTGATATTGACTGTAACATGTtgtatgttttatttatttacacgTGTAGTTATGGATGGACCACAGAAACACTAGTCATAATCAAAGACTAAAGTAAGTCACTATAAAACAGCAGTGCTTGTTCTGTTCCTTAGTAAAATACATGCCATAATCCCCACtggtatatttttctttttccatatTTTTGCATGACATAAAATCATCTAGTTGTCTTCATCTTCACCATTTCTTGAAGAGGACAAAGTCATTACAAATGCCAcctaatccaaaaaaaaaaaaaacctgtgtaaattaaaatatattttgaagatatctcaacaTCTATGATCAAACAATCATTCAACAATTCACTCTTTATGTCAGTTCAACTATTGCAGTTACCATAGACAAAATTAAAGCCAACTGTATAAGAAATATACAGAAAGGAACGCCTAGAAAAATAGCAACCAAGAAGAACAATGATCTGCAGAAAAACTGGCAACAAAGGGGTCTACCACAATGTTGTTTGACCAAGTGAGCACCACCGACGTACAAGCAATGGCGTTTGTGTGAACATTGTTCTCCTACTCGTGTTGATGGCGTCTGAACAATGATTTAGTAAATAGTGCTTTTCTGATGCACAACAATGTTTCTGTCACGTGAGCAATAGTAGTCAAAGGTCAGCAACCACGGAGAGGAAAAAATATGGGCAATAAACCGCAATGTAGGCggaaaaaaaggaacaaaactGCAATGACAACAACTAAGGTTTATGTTTCGGAAGCAAGACCCCCAAAACTGGAAACTCGtgataccatgtagaaaataTTTCTGATTGTATTTCAATGTTATGAAAATAGGACAAGCATTAATTTGCTCAAATAGAATCTTGATTAATAAttacaaaaaacttatttacgCCACTTATTTACAACACTCTATTAGTTCGTTAATCTATTTACACCACTTATTACAAGCCTTTAATAGGTAACGGCAAAGACATATGCCTTTATTTTTGTACCAGGTCAAACTTGAGTCGTGCAAAACCTAACTCGCTTCAACTCATTTCCACGCCTCCCTGCAAATATTCAGCTCCATTTGTGCTTCCAACATGTTGTGTGCAGGACAAAGGCTTGACATAGGGACTAAGCACAACCCTCTAGTCCTCAAGTTCTTTCCCTTATTCGCTTTTGCAGTCtgattattattttcaaaaaatgattaatcaattaatttaattgatatcaTTACAAATAATTATACTTCTATGTGAAATTTCTAATTTCACTTCTCTATGAAATTTGACTTCATAGATAAGtgaaattagaaaagaataCCTGGTTTGGAATTGGAGCACCCTTTCTTTTTAGGCCAGTGTCATCCAACAGCTAGATGggaataaaaagaagaaagtaTATTCAATAATACTATATTCTATAGTTCTACTAGCACATACAgtccaacaaaataaattaataaataagaaaCATGACCTCAATTTGACCAtgaagaaacttgatgtatccAATGGCTTCAGACAATACAGAAGCCGTGTCAGTCTGCAAAAGTGAACCACATATCAGTTCACAATTCACAACACATCAAAGCtctcatctttctttttttaatgttaaaagtgatttttttttatcatgttatAGGTACGAAGTTTCCAATATCGacaaaagtgaaattctaaTTAACGACAAAAGAGGTACACATAACTTGAATCATGAAAGGCTACTTTGAAAACCAAATTAACACAAACAATGGTTTATGATATTGAATTGTGCTTAATTGTgtaaaataatgataataatggAGTGATTAATTAGTTTCACAATTACCCTTCCAAATGGGGAAACTAGCTGGTGAAGTGCTGTTATTCTATCACCTAGCTTCTCCTTCCTCACCTGATTCATTCagattcatatataatataattagtaTATACTTCTGAAGTTACCTATAATTAAGGATATATAAGAATTTCATTTGCTTtaattaatttctctcttccaaaaaaataattaagacaaTCAAGAAagacaacaaacaacaaaacatACACATATATACAAGAGAGAAATTATAGAAAAGAGGGAGAAAGTTAATTTTATATAACCTTTAGAGGTGGTTGGCTTGAAGATGGCTGAACCTTGGCCGTCTTATTAATTCCAACAGTAGAGCTATTACACTATAGAGAAAAGGATCAaatagataaaattaatttcaatagcATATACATGACTTATATTGATAAATAATAGGTCAAATGTATCTTGCGGCCCTTTAAGTTAATGTTTGTAACAAATtagtcctttaagttttttttttttttgtaacaaattgGTTTTTAAGTCATTAAATATCTGTAACATTACCCTTTTTCATGCAACTCCGTTAAAAAGTGTTTATGTAGCTGTTTAAATGTTTAATGTTGAGGTGGCAGGTCTGAATAGTACATATGACATGACACCAAACATGATTACTTGCGcatgttttcttcttctatctGAATTCAAACCCAATTTGACAGATACAAACTTCATGAACAAACATTATAAATTTAGTAGTAATTGATTTCGTTTCAAACAGTGACAGGATAATACACCTATGAACCATAGTAGTTTTGAGAGCAATGAATTTAGCCATGTCACCTCAGCATTATACGGTCATAGTTTCTAACAAGTATAATTAAGACAATCAAGAAAGACAGCAAAACTTACACATATATACAAGTAAGAGAGAAATTACAGAATAGAAAAGAAGGGGAGAGTTTAATTTGTGATTAGTTAACCTTTAGAGGTGGTTGGCTTGAAGATGGATGAACCCTAGCCTTCTTATTAACTTCAACACTAGAACTATTACACTAGAGATAAACACCAAAGAGATAGATAAAATTACTTTGAATAGCATATACACATGACTTATATTAATAGAAGTTGAGAAACATAATAATTAGCAAgaacctatatatatattatgaccAATCTTTTTACCTTAGATACTTCATCAACTGTAGGTCCATAAGCCCAACTGCATACTAGATAATACAGTAAATTAAGAGCACTAAATCCGGCTATAACCCAATAGTACTTGTCAAAACGACCCTGGTTAATATTATCTGATATCCATCCTTCTTTTTCTCCTCTCGAAGTGACGTTTTCTATAGTGATGAATACAAAAGAAGATACCAAATTTCCTGCAACCATTCCCAATCCAGAAAGGGAAGCAGCAACACTAGACATAGTCCTCGGAAACTCCGT
Coding sequences within it:
- the LOC123899842 gene encoding uncharacterized protein LOC123899842, which produces MGIIRSCFSFIAGTVTGIYVAQNYKVPNVAKVADTFLFMAKVTEETYRKPKNNNNKDDDE
- the LOC123899844 gene encoding putative receptor-like protein kinase At1g80870, translating into MPKFIKLTQKSYEKLQSPFSSLLAQPVINIHSFIHSFIHKMPSRQIPSTTSSNFFTKPKFIFIALTISASVVIFFSILYFLYHLWHSLVHRAKTIPFDASAPLKLQRFSYKDLKLATNAFDTSNIIGKGGSGTVFKGLLKDGKFIAIKRLDSLSLQSEREFQNELQILGGLRSPFLVTLLGYCVEKNKRILVYEYMPNTSLQDSLFGDECFGLSWERRFCIIMDVARALEFLHLGCDPPVIHGDIKPSNVLLDAEYRGKISDFGLSRIKVEGEFGADLFSQDLGKSQDLWKSQDLSGNLTAETPVIGTPVESVSEVDFALALQASSSSKNSKTCLNVKALNLNSLNYNANIVGESESRTSVNTKGKEISSLDIGGGRDDWNNNNNMFVPYDDEFYSTDYSKELAVNNASCLVDDEKDNGKQWGKDWWWKQDGSGELCSKDYVMEWIGSQICPSNADWDDGIDSTKNNNIQEKSELENSSPIGKTSDAIANGPQLQVSVMEDADNGVVDMKELKGKKSHKMKNRKMQEWWKEEHLAELSKKNSNKLKSLQTKWKKGLKLMPHFGLGRRFYLCRRNKNYGEEGHHECEQNGEFSFRRGWRKKSTRSIGSDMWSGDLFSRELSSTTSMRGTLCYVAPEYGGCGFLMEKADIYSFGVLILVIVSGRRPLHVLASPMKLEKANLISWCRHLAQAGGSNILELVDEKLKQDDYNKEQASMCINLALTCLQKIPEMRPDIGDIVKILKGEMELPPLPFEFSPSPPSRLYSRSRRKQKTNVE